In Formosa haliotis, the sequence GTAGCCGGAAGCTTTAACAATTGGAATCCGACCTCTGCCCATGCCATGAAAAAAGATCCGAGTACTGAAAAATTCTGGTTAGAACTTACCGGATTAACAGCTCAAAAAATTGAAACCTACCAATATTGGGTGGTCGACGAAACCCCTATTACAGATTCTCCTGTAATGGTAAAAGCTGCCGATCCGTTTTCAACTTTAGTACTATCACCTTTTGACGATCCGTATATTCCTGCTTCTACTTACCCTAATTTACCAGCGTATCCTGACGGACAGGAACGTGAAGTAACGGTGTTACAAACAGGTAAAACAGCTTACAATTGGCAAGTCCCTAATTTTGAAAAACCTAAAAAGGAGGACTTAGTAATTTACGAAGTCTTAATTCGTGATTTCGATACAGACCGTAATTTTCAAGATTTAATAGATCGTATCGACTATTTTAAAGATTTAAATATAAATGCCATTGAACTTATGCCTGTCATGGAATTCGAAGGCAACGAAAGCTGGGGCTATAATACAGCCTTCCATATGGCTTTAGACAAATTTTATGGTACCGAAGACAAGTTTAAAGAGTTTATCGATGTCTGTCACCAAAATGGTATTGCCGTTATTCTAGATTTAGCTTTAAATCACGCTTATGGCAGAAATCCGATGGTACGCATGTGGATGAATGATCCCGATGGAGACGGTTGGGGAAGTCCAAGTAGCGAAAGTCCGTATTTTAACGAAGAAGCCAAACACAGTTACAGTGTAGGTATGGATTTTAATCATCAACAACCAAGAACACAATATTACGTAGAGCGCGTGGTAAAACATTGGATTGAAGACTTTAACATCGATGGATTCCGTTGGGATTTAACTAAAGGATTTACTCAAAACTGTACACCTTCCGATGAAAATTGCACAAATACATACCAACAAGATCGTGTCGATATTTTAAAACAATACGCCGATTATTCTTGGAATTTAGATGACTCACACTACGTTATTTTCGAACATTTAGGTCAAGACAATGAAGAACAACAATGGGCGAATTACAGAGTTGATGAAGGCAAAGGAATTATGATGTGGGGAAAAATGACAGATTCTTACAACCAATTAACTATGGGTTATGCCTCAAATTCGAACTTCAACAGAATGGGGAATGAAGCTCATGGCTTTACCGCTAAACGTTTATTGGGTTATGCTGAAAGTCATGACGAAGAACGCCTGATGTACAAAAATTTACAATACGGAGCAGCATCGGGTTCTTATAATGTAAAAGATCTAAATACAGCTTTAGCAAGAATGGAAGCTTTAGGTGCCGTAACCTTAACCATTCCTGGACCTAAAATGGTTTGGCATTTTGGAGATTTAGGTATGGAAAATTCTATTTTCACATGTACAGATGGTAGTGTATCTTCAGACGATTCTTGTAAACTCAGCACAAAACCTCAACCACA encodes:
- a CDS encoding alpha-amylase family glycosyl hydrolase: MHSGIGDDSNPWGYSVIGNWGEDDGIGEMSNQGNGLWSITITPKTYYNLSDSQANTATKMGLVFRNAAGNQEMKASGCADFYLNVGNFQVTLNSPKANSTTILASGENLSITASNSNGNATYTLTSNGVTIDSQTNITNYAFTHSNITSNQNYNLTVSQGSESIQKSFSVVVNPGTVMQAMPSGLENGINYSGDLTKATLVLDAPLKDFVYVAGSFNNWNPTSAHAMKKDPSTEKFWLELTGLTAQKIETYQYWVVDETPITDSPVMVKAADPFSTLVLSPFDDPYIPASTYPNLPAYPDGQEREVTVLQTGKTAYNWQVPNFEKPKKEDLVIYEVLIRDFDTDRNFQDLIDRIDYFKDLNINAIELMPVMEFEGNESWGYNTAFHMALDKFYGTEDKFKEFIDVCHQNGIAVILDLALNHAYGRNPMVRMWMNDPDGDGWGSPSSESPYFNEEAKHSYSVGMDFNHQQPRTQYYVERVVKHWIEDFNIDGFRWDLTKGFTQNCTPSDENCTNTYQQDRVDILKQYADYSWNLDDSHYVIFEHLGQDNEEQQWANYRVDEGKGIMMWGKMTDSYNQLTMGYASNSNFNRMGNEAHGFTAKRLLGYAESHDEERLMYKNLQYGAASGSYNVKDLNTALARMEALGAVTLTIPGPKMVWHFGDLGMENSIFTCTDGSVSSDDSCKLSTKPQPQWTESWLGNTNRNAIYKTWSRINALKINEDVFEGDYTITSGTLTPNIRVWNTTLPSSELTEVVIISNFDTTTKTVDPDFPSNGTWYDLMDETGSTTISATNAITLAPGAFKIYGNNLPKSLSVEDDSLKKSFAIFPNPSQNSFKVNQAVETVNIYDITGKLVKRFSGSFNAQHQFNISNLPASLYLVNITNNQGTTQTAKLIKL